GTTTCCCAATCTCTCCCATAACACACATCTCCCCACCTTTTTATACGCTCTTTAACGTTAAATTTCTCGCTCCCCACCCCCGCTATGATATATgacttttgtatttttaaatgtaattttaattaacGGTATTATTTAGAATAAGGATTTATTGCGGGAAATAGTTGGAACATCTCTAACTCAAACCCTATCTATGAAATCAATtccaattgttttgttttattcatgtttatttgtttacgctgcgctgcgtagttgtGGCTGTTTCCAgccaaactaatcaatcgtaggcccagcgaatATGAATTTTGAGACCTGTTATCAAATACAGATCGATACCTGAATATGTTCCAGAATGTGATAGATGTATAATTTATTaagaaaaggggggggggggcttaaTTTAAGGCCCATATGTTATTTTAGAACATGTCTGGGTATTGGTGGAggtgttttaatttgtttttgtaatgttttaattttactggcTGTAAATTTATCTAAATTGCCAAAAGTTATATAAAGTAgtaataatttcatatattttgtttaattaaatcatctGACTTACACAAAAGCCACACAAGAAAAAGACTATGAACTAAGTCTATGCGCTACTACTTtattcaataactttaaaaccctttatattaaaatatattaaaactgtaaaaaaaacacCTGTTGAAAAAACTTATATTTACATCCGATACACTTCcatacacaggtttatttttagattacacaCCACACTTAAATATGTCATATCATAATTGTAATTGGTGATTATTAAATATAGCCCAAGACAACTTACCAATAACCTTAGTATGATGATGATGTTGTAGAATAATGTCTACTGGCAGATATCTGAATGGTTTATGATGGACGGTTTGACCGGCTGGAACGCTCCACAGGAAATCACCCTTTTCGGCTTCCGGTAGGGCTATCCTCACGTATGTCGGACCAGACCGGACaggcactacactcctccccgtcctatAGAAGGAGGTAGTCTTAGACCATGGGAGTTAGCCATGGTCTCTTACTCTCAATAATGAGAGATTCCTGGGTaaaaccagtactagtattgCGGCTTTTCAGTCACAATACCACAACTACCGGTGACCATGAACATTTCATCCACAGTACACTGGGTTGAGCCCCTATGGCTTAACCGGACTCATCACCGTACATTGAGACTGGAGGGAGCTTCTCAATGTACAGTCTTTTTGCGTTATTACTTGCCAACTTGAGGAGGTCACCCCAAGATTGGCCTCTGGCCTCAGCTACCCTGGATGCAACCCATCCAATCATATAGGGATTGGACTTTTTACAGCGTGGCGGGCTGAAATAAGGAGCATCCGTTTCAAGGAGCAAACGGGAAGACTCTAGTTTCCGGAGCATGTCTAGGTAGTCATTGGACTTACAGATCATACTTGTGAACCCAACATAAGTGTTAGGGAACACCTCTAACCATTTTTGTAATATGTCCAAAGACCCTGTAAAGCAGTGAAGGTGAATCAGCTGCTCCTTACTGACTGAGGGATGACCCTGTAACAAGTAAAACATAGTTAACAGAGACTCATCTGAAAGGTTTGTCAAACTTCTGCAATGAATAACGAGCACATGCTCCGGTTGCAGCAAAGTCAAGACTTGCTCAACCTTGCGGAGCTGTTCAGCCCATTTTTCAGCAGGTTCAGTTCGATCAAGACCTATCTCCCCCAATCCTGCTACCTCCGGAAATTGGAGAACTTCCGCCAGCTTACTGAACCCTTTATCGGTAAGCGCCTTCCGGGGGTGGAGTCCCACGACCGGTACGACACCCTGTTCAGACCATGATTTAATACCCTCCTGTGTAGGGTAAGTCTCAGGGTCACAGAAAACCCCTACAACTCCCACGAGGTGAACCTCGTGAGACTCTAGCGGGTTCAGATTACTcatctctttcagagatgggtTAGTCATCCCCCACTCCCACATAGTCCTGTCAAGGTGACAATGACTATCAAAGGCTTCAGGCAACTTAGGGAGATTCTGTTGATCATCCTGGGACAGCTGAAATAAGTGTCCAAGTTTCTCAACCTGATGTCGCTCTAACATTGACATCAATGACAATAGAAAGCGCCAGTGTACCAAGGCCGTGACATCATTACCCTCTGGTCTTAATATCACGTCCCTAGCAACCGACACCCCCAAAGTCCTACCCAAATCAACCATTGCCTGCACAGTGGAGGCATCTGGCTGCTCAACCGAGGATAGTGGACTCAGCGATTCAATATAAACCAGTAAGTCACTGAGCTCCCGATGTGCTCCTAAAAGCCACCTGCAGCATAGCTTCAGGGCGCTTAACCTGCGTTGAGATATTTCATCTCCTGAAAGTGCCAGATTAAACACACCAGGCAAATGACAGAGAAGCGCATGTTTGCGACTAACACCTGCCCCACATCCTCCTACCGGACACCTAAGGCCATGCCCTGGTTGCCCTGTTTCTCCCAAAGACAGCTTTGGCCTCTTTGCAAGGGTTTCTCCACTCAGCGTATGCTGAACTGAACGGCCTTTAACATGGGACCCTTTCCCCGGACCAGCAGGCTGCTTCCCCTTACCCGGCACAGTAATGACAATCTGAGGCTTGTCTTGCCGAACAGAAGGTCTTTGTGCCCTCTCTGCCGGGCTTCTAGAAACAGGGCCTTGCGGAACATGCCCTGTCCCAGAAGCACTGTGCTGGGTCTTACTCTCGTCTCGCTCACGCGGACGAGGCTTAACCGGACTAACCGGTTTCCCACTGCCTGAGGGTTTTGTTGGGCTGTTTCCTCCCAACAACTTTTCGGCAGTTCCAGAAGAAACCGATTCTGACTCGCTGTCAGTCTCTCCCCCAACAAGCAATTGCTGCTCTGCCGGAGGGACCGACTCGAGATTCTCACCAGTCCGTTCAATAGCCGGATCTGTCCCTAATCGGATGTCCCTACTCTGTTCACGTGGGGAATCCTGCCACTTGGATTTACGAATGGGCCCCAAACGGCTCACATTCTGGGAAATCCACTCACGGGAGTGACACTGTAGAATGTCTAACTccctggccagatcccttaacaAACTAAACTTATGCCTGTTTCTGGCTTCACGGACATGGTCCAACAGGATTTCAAACCTGTTCGGTCGCCTACTAGAGGTGATTTTTACGGCCAGCTCCTTTGGGTTCATCAGGTTGCCCATCTTGAGCACCTTCATTACCCTGCCCAGACCGTCCTTGTACTCTTCAGCCATGATTCTGAAAAAAGACCcaaaaaatgatcaattttgaGTCCTCACTCTTCTTAGACAGTCCGGACACTTATATTGATTTATGTCTAGTGCATCTGAAGCGGTTATGTTCACACAGGACCCATGGAACCACTCTTTACAGAAATCACACTGGATCATATATCTACCCTGCCATGGCTTTCGACATAAGCAGTAGACTCTGTCGTTGCCTTTAGCAGCAGTTATGTCACCTGGATTTTGCTCCCAGTGCTTAATCCACCGTGGCACTTCCCTGTCCTTACACTGTTTTAGTCTATCATGGTTTACTACCAAAACAGCATTTCTTAGTTTAACACGGAAGAGGAATGATGACAATTTGGATACTATCATCACAGGTCCCTTCCATGGTGGACAGAGCTTGCGGCATTTACCCTTCAATACCGCAGTATCAAGTAGGTAGACCCTATCACCTACCTCATAATTCCTCTCAAGTAAACGCAAGTCATAATTGCGCTTCATTCTTTTTGAGGAAGTTTTCATCATTTTGCGGGCTATATCATGTGCATCCCGCAACTTCTGGACCAATTCATCTGAGTAATCACTAGGGGACTGGCTTTTACCCAGATGCTGAGGAAACATTAGGTGAGCAGGCGCATTGACCTCCCGACCTAACATTAACTTATTGGCCGTAAACCCGGTCATACGGTTCACAGATGATCTCAACGCCCCAGCTATTTGCTGAAGGTGCAAATCCCACTGGTTTTGTGATTTGCCAATGAAACACCTAACCGCATCCATCAGAGTGCGATTATACCTTTCTACCTGACCGTTTGCAGAAGGTCTATACGGAGTAGTCCTTGCTTTGTGTATTTCAAGAACTTTACAGACCTCCGTAAACAGTTTCGATTCAAAGTTTCTGCCCTGATCAGAAAATATCTCAAAGGGCACTCCAAACCTAGTAAAGAAACCGTCCACAGCTGCCCGTGCAGTAATTTCTGCGGACTGGTTAGGGAGTGGTATACATTCCACCCATTTGGTGAACTGGTCCACCATCATAAGTACATACTCATTGCCCCTAGGAGTTTTAGGTAAGGGACCTAGGAAATCAATATGTACTCTTTCCATGGGCGAACCTGCCTGGTACTCAGTCAATCGGCACTTTCCTTGCCGATCGGCTTTCTTATTCTGATTACAGGTTTCACATTGCGACACGTATTGTCGAACGTCCCTGCCTAACCCATACCAGACAAATTTCTCCTTAACCCTCTCCTTAGTGCGTTTCACACCCTGATGCCCCGAAGATGGAAGTCTATGGTTGAGTGCTATAGCTTCCTCTTTCAGGCTTTCTGGTATAACAAGACGAATGTCATCTTGTTCTGAGTCATTCTGGTATAAAACACCatctaacagaagaaattgttctttgtttaacCAATTTGACTTAGCCCCTGGACTGGCACGAAACAGATCGGACGGATCCGGATCTATTCTCTCTCGTAACCAATTAAAAACAAACAGCAATTCCACATCCTGTTTCTGAGCATCTCTCAAATCTGCTACTGAGAACCCCCAACTACACAGCCTTGAATTATCCCTCAGAGTTCCTTGATCTGGTACCGGGGTCGAACTCTGAAGGCTAGACCCCTGACTCTGTATAGAGTCGGAGTTACCTGTCGCACCCGTAGGTACGGCAAGTCTTTTGTCCTTTCCAGGGGATTGGACCTTATACTGTGCACTTGGTTGCCTTGCTGTAGACACTGAACCTGATTGTCCAGAATCGACTTTATTACCGAGACCCTTACCTGTCTCAGTCTGATTTTTGGCACCCTTCCTCGTGGTTACCATATTTATGCTTGTAACTTCAGTTCCTGGGCTGTTCTCAGACACCTCCCAAGGAATGAGTTCTACAGCATCCCTGAGCATATCTACCACAATAGGGCTTACTCCCCCAGAGTGGTCTACATCCATGCCAGATAAAATTACTTCATCTGGTAGGCTACTCTCAGATATGCATTCTGAATCTGAGACTTCTATTGCAAGGGCTGGCTTGCCACTCTCACCTTCAGTCTTAGTGGTGGTTCAGTCTtgatacccgtagacagtcgtTCCCATGCCTTTGTTGGTCCCAGGCTTCCCAGATGCTCCGTGATGGCCAACCACAGAGGTATTGTCTGGGTTACCTTTAATTACCAACGGCACGGCGTCGTCTACTTCTTCATAAAAGTTTTCCCAACTATCATGGgcctttttacaatatttacaccCGCCACAAGGCAACTGTTCCAGTCGTGTACCAGCATGATACTCTTTGCAATGCCTATCCTCAGCCGGCATTCTAGATAAAGCGTCGGCATTACCATGCTCACGACCTGCCCTGTGCTGCAGCACCATATTATACTGAGACAGCTCCTCTAGCCATCTCGCCAGTTGACCTTGAGACTCTCGGAACCCCATTAACCACCTTAAACTCGAGTGGTCAGTCCGTACAATAAACGGTCTGCCAAGTAAATAGTGTCTGAACTGCCTGGTAAATCTAACTACAGCAAGCAGCTCCTTTCTTGTGACACAATAATTTCTCTGCTCTTTTGTAAGAGCATAACTACCATATGCAATGACCTTTTCTTTGCCATCCTGGACCTGAAGTAATTCTGCTCCAATAAAATTATTACAGGCATCCATGTCCAGGATGAATTTATCAGTTTCGGTTGGCAAGGTCAACACAGGCGGCTGCGTCAGAGCTTTTTTTAAAGCTTCAAAAGCTCTAGCCTGCTCTTCCCGCCATACAAACTGACGTTGGCCTGTCACAGCATACAGAAGTTCAGCTAACTTCGAAAAGTTCTTAACGAAGCCTCTATGGTAGTTCGCTAAGCCCATAAACCGTTCCACATGCTTTGCACATGTTGGAACCGGCCATTGCTGGACCACTTCAATGTCAGTCTTAGACATAGCTAAGCTATTGCCACTGACATTCCTTCCCAAGAATTCTATATCTTTCTGAAAAAAGATACATTTCTTAGGCTTCAGTTTCAGCTTGTATGTGCGAAACCTCTGCAAGGCCTCTTTCAGATTAACCATATGGTCTCTGAAACTTTTACCAAGCACTACTATATCGTCCAGAAAGGCTAACACCGCTTTCCATGTTAGGCCTCTGAGGACTAAATTCATAATTCGGGCATATGTAGCTGGTGCTCCACATAGACCGAATCCCATTAGCACATGCTCAAAAAGACCGTATTTCGTTATGAAGGCAGTCTTTTTCCGGTCTTCTTCCCTGATGGGAACTTGCCAGTAGGCAGAGTTAGCATCAAGCTTCGAAAACCATACACTCCCGGACAGAGTGTCTAGACAGTCATCCACTAAGGGCAAAGGAAACACatctttctgacatttttcatttaaagctcTATATCCTCCTCCCCCacttcaataatttcggacactGGATAAGCTCTCCCTATCTCAGATCcctttgaaattaatttataccTATCAGTGGGGTTTACAACACAAACTACTGGATCAGTGAACCCTTCCCTGACCACCCTAGGCTTCCATACCTTAGACTGGTCTAATGGCTCAATGACATAATCAGTAAGTTCTGTgtccattttacattttacatggtgTACCGAATGAGGCGGAATAACCTTGCGTTTAGCCACAGTAACCCTGGACACTGAAGGAAAACCGTTTATGCTATCAACATCAAGAGTTATGTGCATGCCGTCAAAGATTATTATACCCCTACCCATGTCTAAAATCGATTGGCCTTTATCACAGAGAATGTCAAAACCTAACAACATTTGTTGTTCTATTGGGGCAACATATACATTCTCCTTATACCATTTCGATCCTATTTTCAAGCGGACGGGGCCAACAATGTAGCCGTGTAACCATAACTCCCTTCCAGCAGTCATAAGTTTAACCTCTTTGACCTTAGGGGGCTTATGCCGCAAGGAATTATAGACCTTGTCTGAAATAATTGTGACCTGGGCAGCAGTGTCCACAATTGCTTTTACCGGTTGATCACCCACTTGAATTCCCATGGAAAATTGAGAGGCCGACTTTACCTGGCATACAACAACATGCTCAAGATCAGATTCAACCTCCACCTTAACCTGGTTATTACAAGTGCTATTACAGTGGTCTTTCTGTTCTTCCGGAACAGGGAATTTATCTAGGGTCTGGGTGCCACTGCTTTGTCCGACCCTTTGTAGTTTAACCGATCCTGTTGATCGGTTTTTTTCTTTGGACAGTCCCGGCGGAAATGTCTCTCCTTGCCGCATCCATAACACCGAAAAGGCCCTTTCTTAGCTTTAGGCTTTGGCCTATCTCGGTTGTGCTTAACTGCCATGACTTTATCAAATGTTTGTTGCAACTGTTTAATTGTCTCCATGACAGTTCTATTATCCGGTGCTTCTCTAGCACTTCCGGATCCTTCACTCATAGCGTAAACCCTTTCTGGTTCACGCCGCTTGGGTTCGCGTTTCGGTTTATCGTATATGGCCGAATGTCCCTGTTGGTACTTTCGAACCATCTGTTTAGCCTGTTGGATACTAGGAGGATTAAGCATGAACACATTCTATCCAGCATCCTTATCCAATAGGCCCTGACAGAAACGATTTATGACCTGATTGGTCACAAATGAATCTGGCAGACTTTTAAATGCTTTCGCCGCAAGAGTCAAAAGCCGGTCTGCATAATCATCCAACAACTCACCATCTTTCTGGCAAGCTTGTTGAAATTGTGTTTGAGCTGCTGCCGGCAGCTCCTGTTCCCCAAAAACGCGCTTCTAGTTTACTACGTAAACTCTTATACGAGTTCACGTCCGCTCTATCATGTATTAATACATAATATTCAATAGCTTTGCCAGTAAGTGCCCAGCACAAGCCATCAAATTTTTCTATATCTGACCATCCGCAGGCCTCTGCATATCTggtaaactttaaatcaaaagtcCCCCAGCTGCCTTTACCGTCAAATGTCAGATGCTTTGGCAAGGAACTTACTGACTTCCTTTTCCTACTATAGTCAGCACTAACCTCTAACTTTGGCGATGGTTTAGTTGCTTTCGCATTACCATCACCCTCTTTAGGGGTGCTAGTTTCACCAAGGTCGAACTTTAATTTCGTTCTTGGTACCTCTGTTTTACTCCTGCCCGCCGGTGTTGCAGATACAAAGTCGGCCGGATTTTTCAAC
The genomic region above belongs to Mercenaria mercenaria strain notata chromosome 12, MADL_Memer_1, whole genome shotgun sequence and contains:
- the LOC128547145 gene encoding putative deoxyribonuclease TATDN2 yields the protein MTNPSLKEMSNLNPLESHEVHLVGVVGVFCDPETYPTQEGIKSWSEQGVVPVVGLHPRKALTDKGFSKLAEVLQFPEVAGLGEIGLDRTEPAEKWAEQLRKVEQVLTLLQPEHVLVIHCRSLTNLSDESLLTMFYLLQGHPSVSKEQLIHLHCFTGSLDILQKWLEVFPNTYVGFTSMICKSNDYLDMLRKLESSRLLLETDAPYFSPPRCKKSNPYMIGWVASRVAEARGQSWGDLLKLASNNAKRLYIEKLPPVSMYGDESG